Genomic window (Planctomycetota bacterium):
CGCCGAGTTGCCCGCCAAACCAGCCGCGGTTGCTCCGATAGTGGGTGTCGATCGTCAGCACAACCGCGCAGCAGATCGTCAGTAGCCCACCGGTCCACGCCGTCGCGCCGAGCCCATAGCCGACGAGTCGCCGGACGACGGGCGTGTGCCGAGGTTGGACGGTCTGCCAGAATGTCCACGGCCACAGGCCGCGCAAGCTCGTGTTCCACGACGCGAGCCACGGCAGCCGGCTCACTTCGACCAACCATTGCGGCGCGTCATCGGAGCCGCTGGCATAGGCGAGCGAGTGGGCAAGCGCGTACCCGCAGTTCGGACAGCGCGGCACCTCGTCGGGAACGTCCGCCCCGCAAAGCGGGCAAGGCACCACCTCGATCGGCGTCATCGCTTGCGGCTCGTCGATCGGCGTGACTC
Coding sequences:
- a CDS encoding zinc ribbon domain-containing protein, which encodes MTAPTRVTPIDEPQAMTPIEVVPCPLCGADVPDEVPRCPNCGYALAHSLAYASGSDDAPQWLVEVSRLPWLASWNTSLRGLWPWTFWQTVQPRHTPVVRRLVGYGLGATAWTGGLLTICCAVVLTIDTHYRSNRGWFGGQLG